The genomic interval TACCCCCACCAACTCACCACCCGCTAAACGCAAGTCCTCTCCTCGAATCCATCGCCACTAGCCCTCCCTCTCTCGTGATCATTCTCATTCCATTTCCCGCCTCACTCCTCTCTCCCCGCTCCTTCGTCGTAATCATCGCCGTCCCTAACGCTCGCAGCGCAATTATTATCCTTATTCCAGGAATTCGCGGGGCCCCACCCTCGTCCCGTCCCTGTCCCCCCTCGCTTCGCCTGTTGGGGGCGCCCAGTACGGCCGACCAACGATCTTGGGCTGAGCTTAGCGGCGGCCGAACCCCGTCAGAGAGAGAAAATTTGCAATTTTGTCTCCGTAAAGTGTTGGATGAATTTCTCCAAAATTACCTCACAGAAAGCCATCGAATTAGTCTCGGAATTCTTCCATCAAACTTGTTATTTGGAGTTGATGGTGATTAGTTCGTTCGTGCAGGAGTGGGGCTGGTGAGGGGCCAACTCTGACAGGGATACACTGAGCACACCAGCTGTCCTCCATTACTTACCTTCCCACAAAGCTATCTTCAATGGCGCCCCTGCTGTTAACTGTGACTGCCTCCTCCTTCGCGTTCATGGCTGCTCCTTATAATTAGCCAGCAAGAGTAGTAGAGCAACAACGAAGATCGACGGCTTCGTCTTTTCTACAATGTCGCGCTGTGGAAGATTTCATGAATGCTTAGCTCTCGGCCTCCTAGCTGTCGCCGTGGCGAGCGGCGGAGTGGTCGCATGGCGTCCCTGGCCGCACCATTTCGCTGAGGATGGAAGCTTTGGGGGAAACAATGCCGCCTTGGTCGCCGGAGGCGAAGCGGCGGCTTTGGGGGAGTCGAAGAAGTACGAGGGATCGTCGGAGTTCGTGAAGCTACGGTACCACATGGGGCCGGTGCTCACCGCCAATATCACCGTCCACCCCATTTGGTACGGCAGTTGGTCGCCGTCGCAGAAGCACATCCTCCGCTGCTTCCTCCGTTCCATCTCCGCCCCCTCCGCCCCGCGCCCCTCTGTCGCCGCCTGGTGGCGCACCGTCCGCCTTTACACCGACCAGACCGGCGCCAACATCTCCGCCACTGTTGTCCTGGGCGCTGAGCGCTCCGACCGCCGGTACTCCCACGGCCGCAAGCTCTCCCGCCTGGCGATCCAGAACGTGATCCGCGACGCGGTGGCGGCGCCTCGCCGCCCGCTCCCAGTTAACCCCCGCGGCGGGCTCTACCTCGTCCTCACCTCCGCCGACGTCGCCGTGCAGGACTTCTGCCTCACGGCCTGCGGTTTCCACTACTTCACCTTCCCGGCCATCGTCGGCTACACGCTCCCCTACGCCTGGGCCGGTAACTCCGCGGTCCAGTGCCCCGGGTTCTGCGCCTACCCTTTCGCCGTCCCGCCCTTCGCCGTCGGCCTCCGCGCCGCGGAGCGGCCGCCCAACGGCGACGTCGGGGTCGACGGCATGGTCAGCGTGGTGGCGCACGAGCTGGCGGAGATGGCCTCCAACCCGCTGGTGAACGCGTGGTACGCCGGCGAGGACCCCAGCTTCCCCACCGAGATCGCCGACCTCTGCGAGGGCATCTACGGCACCGGCGGCGGCGGGGCCTACACGGGGCAGATGCTCATCGACGGCCGCAGCGGCGCCGCCTACAACGTGAACGGCGTCGGCGGCAGCAAATTCCTGGTCCAGTGGATTTGGAACCCATACTTGAGCTACTGCAGCGGACCCAACGCACTCGATCACCAGTAGCGACCTCCATTTTTGCTTCAAAAATCACTTTTTTAGATCgttctcctcttttttttttcttgttggaATCCTGTTCTTGTCTGTGTACTCACTACTGAGTGTATGATGATCTATTTAGCTAAATAAGGAGAAAGACGAGGACATGGCCGGAGAAGTTGCTGCTGCTATGGAAGATGACGACGAGTATGTTCGCAAATTATTGCTTGTACAAATTGGATTCTCTTTTACTTATCTCCGCGTCGGTCTCTGAATTCTTTGCTTGATCATCGTTGCCCTAATTTGAAGCTTTTGCTGTGAGGCATGGGAAGCAGAAGGCGGCGGCCATAGCTTTTCTTTTTTGCAGATTGGAACCAGTTGGGTGCAGCAAGAGGTCGAATTTGAAATTTGAGTAAATTTCGTGGACTTTCATTATTTTCCCAAAAAAACTCCCTAGAGGAGTGAATCTCAAAAAACCCTTGGAAAATAAGAGCTCCATGGCTTTGGATGACACCAGTGCTTTGGTACCATAATGTCCAACATAGATATTGACACATTGTGGTCTTGTGACCCATTTGAAAATTGAGTCACTAGAGTGAtgccaaaattaaaataaattaaagccAATAACCCTCTCCTCTCAATGTGTGCCCAATTGTCCCAGGATCCATTCACAATGCTTTGTTGATGGGAAAAAGCTTAACAAGGCTTTGAGTTGTCTTTCCACAGAATTTGAGTGGGGAGAGAATGAAATCTTACCTCAGTTGGCATCACATTGCTAGTGGAAATATAGTCACAGGTTTCAATGGATTGTGCTCCAACTTAAGATAAGCCTAAGCAAGAGCATGAGCATAAATATTAAAAACAAGGACattttagttatatatatatttaaaataattcttcaattaatataaaagaaagaaagaaagaaagaaaggtaggaaaatataataaaaacaaAGGTTCTTGTTGTGTGGTACATGCTTGCATAACTTCTTGTCGGACTAAGTATGATATGGTGGGAAATTTTTATGGGATCATATCGGTTCACTCTTAGGATTAAAGAGAATAAATTGGATACTTGATGTCAACTATAGAAAAAAGTATGATATGTTGGTTTCATAGCTCCCTTTCGATATGAATCCACAAGCCAACTAGATCGACATCTCAACAAGTAGTGGGTCAATCGGTGATCCGAGTCTATTCAACAAAGCTATTAAGATTCTACAAGCATTTGCACAATCTAAAACTACAAAATCACAATAGCATGTGTACTCAATCTAGTTAACAACACTATTCAATAAAGAAAGATCATCTTGGTTCCTCAACTAGAGAATTTGCTCTTTTTGAGCATATACTTGATCTAGTTAATGAAATTATTTGATGGTGGAAGAAAATTCTCTTGGTCCAATTGCTAATCAAATAATGAATTTGCccctttcatcttctaagtcCTACTATTCTCCTCTTTGCATATGTAGACTtatttaaatatgaaaataatagcCCTTTTCGTCTTTGTAGTCATCATGGGTGTACAAAGCAGTTAAATGGACAAAACTTATACCAAAAGAAATAAGGGATCAAAACGTTTAAGCAGAGTTGCCCATTAAAGTAGATGTAATATTCATAAATGGatcttataataaaataaaataaaattctatatcataataaataaaaagttaccaTGACAGTGTGTGTAAAAAGTTTTACGTTGCTTAACAAACAACTCAATCCGTATCAGTATCACGGATTTACATATTCAAAACATATTGTGTTCATAAAAAGTTTGTAAATTCTCCATTTCATAAAAATAATCCCATCATATGTTCATGCAACATAATAGTCTGATAAAGAAATAGGAAAGCAAAAATAGTAGAAACTGTGATAAATCTTCTAAAAAATCATCAGTCTCATCAAATATTGATAATCAATGATTTCATGAACAAGCCACTAGAGTGCTTGCAGTAGCAGCAGAATTACTGTGCAAAAGTAATCAAGCAGAAGTTAAAAAACATAAGCCAAATTGAATAAGCTACTATTTATTGCACtaaaaagattttcaaaggaCGATTTCCTAAAATACTTATTGCTTCATAAAGTTTACAAATAGTTATCACAATTTCCTTGGAATTCGATGGAGAATCTAATAATTGATCCCTAATGGGGaggttataaaaataatttttagagagaTTAAATAATCAGATAATTGggtataaaaattttcaaattcagaTATGGAGATAGATTTGATAAAATCACAATCATACCTAATCTGAATATCCAATATAGAGGATATCCGATTCTATGATGGATGTGAAGATTCTATAATGAATATGAGGATGAGAATAGATATATGATCCAGAGCGATGGAAATGAAAGTTGAATATTCAATGGGGATTGAGATTGGGATGGAAATGAATAATAAATGGATAGAGGGAGCATATGAAATCGGACCAACCAAACCTAGCTGTTACATGGAACAGCATAGGACAAGATATACAGAAAACAAAAACCATTTGATATCAGAAACTGCATCATCACCAATAGGACGAAAcgttaacaaaaaaaatttaaaaaaaaaaacaaaaataaagtagAGATGGTTAGAAAAAGGTAGAGCTACTTACTATTTCCGGCCGGGAGAGAGCTTCTTAGTCCTCTTGTAGTAGCGAGAGAGTCGATGGACCTTGCTCTCCCCAAGGATGAGCCTGAACTTGCAGTCTTTGTCCTTCCTGTTCTTCGCCAGATGACCCACTGCTTTCTTAATCAGGTGGTACAAATCCTAAGCCCTACAACAACCCAATGTTTCTTCTAGAATATGTAATTATTGAACAGGATTGAAATTAAACCTTCAAATATTCCTAACACTGTTAAATGTTACCTGTTCCTTTGCAAATCTTTAGAACCACCTATGTTTCTATTAGAATAGATCCTGTGTATATTCTTTACGCCATATGTAATTTCCGAACATATATATGCAATTTTCGTAATGAATTTTTGAACTGAAATAATGCGCCAAGCGAAACACCGTATTGAGCGAAATGAACCGACCGGATAGATATATGTCATTTTCATAATGAATCTCCGGACAGAATAATAAGCTGAGCGACAACGTTATGCCGAGCGAAATAAATAGACCGGACATATATAATCGACTTCCATAATGAATTTCTGGACTAAATAAGAGGATGAGCGAGAACATAATGCCGAGCAAAATATATAGAATGGACATATATAATCAATTTCCATAATGAATTTTTGAACTGAATAATAAGCTGGCCGAGCGAGCCATTGCACCAAGAAAAATAAATAGATCGGACATTTATAAACCCTTGATGTTAGAATCCGTCCATAACGAATACTTGTTTATAACTCATCCAAGATCTCGGGGGCTTGAAACATACCTGATTGCTTGAAGATTAAATGATTTGTAGGTGTGAGAACACGTTTACTTGTACTTGAGTTTAAAGTTACAGTttgactgtatagagtttaaagttgaGTTCGACTATATAGAATTTAAAGTTGAGctcgactgtatagagtttaaagtcattgTTCGattatatagagtttaaagtcacagttTGACTCTATAGAGTTTAAAGCCGAgttcgactgtatagagtttaaagtcaagtTCAACTGTATAAAGTTTAAATTTGAGTTCGattatatagagtttaaagtcgagtTTGACTGTATAGAGTTTTAAGCTGAGTTTGACTTAGATGAATCCGCCTGCACTTTTCATTAAATGTATAAAAAGTTGAACAAAATACAGGAGTAAATTATAGGCATACTTGTCAAATTCTATAAGGTTGGAGATGGTTGACACTCCAAAGTCTGTCCAATCTCTGACCTTCAGCATCTTCAAGATAATAAGAGTCAGAAGCAAGTTTTTATATCACCTTGAATGGTCCTCCCCACTGTGGCTCCAATTTGTTGACCTATCCTACCAACTTGATATGCTTCCAGACCAGATCACCACCTGAAAAAAATCTAGGAATAACCCTTCTGTTATAAGTTTACCTCATCCTTTGGTGATATGATATAAGCCAAGCTACTGCCTTGTCCCAGTTAGGTGC from Zingiber officinale cultivar Zhangliang chromosome 6B, Zo_v1.1, whole genome shotgun sequence carries:
- the LOC121991933 gene encoding protein EXORDIUM-like 3, with product MSRCGRFHECLALGLLAVAVASGGVVAWRPWPHHFAEDGSFGGNNAALVAGGEAAALGESKKYEGSSEFVKLRYHMGPVLTANITVHPIWYGSWSPSQKHILRCFLRSISAPSAPRPSVAAWWRTVRLYTDQTGANISATVVLGAERSDRRYSHGRKLSRLAIQNVIRDAVAAPRRPLPVNPRGGLYLVLTSADVAVQDFCLTACGFHYFTFPAIVGYTLPYAWAGNSAVQCPGFCAYPFAVPPFAVGLRAAERPPNGDVGVDGMVSVVAHELAEMASNPLVNAWYAGEDPSFPTEIADLCEGIYGTGGGGAYTGQMLIDGRSGAAYNVNGVGGSKFLVQWIWNPYLSYCSGPNALDHQ